A section of the Myxococcus virescens genome encodes:
- a CDS encoding phosphoenolpyruvate carboxykinase (GTP) yields the protein MASTQVAAEGQQAPTKNPTLLAWVAKMAEMTQPDSIVWCDGSEAEKKRLTDQAVKEGILIPLNPEKRPNSYLHRSNPNDVARVEHLTFICTPNKTDAGPTNNWMEPEAAYTKLGNLFTGCMKGRTMYVVPYAMGPIGSPFTKLGVELTDSIYVVLNMRIMARMGKQALDMLGDSDDFNRGLHSTGDVDPDRRYICHFPQDNTIWSFGSGYGGNVLLGKKCLALRIGSYLGREESWMAEHMLILGVTSPKGETTYVAAAFPSACGKTNFAMMIPPPEYKGWKIETVGDDIAWMHPGKDGRLYAINPEAGYFGVVPGTNYKTNPNAMESIAKDTIFTNVALTADGDVWWEGKDGEVPDELTDWQGRPWKKGSTEKAAHPNSRFTAPMSNNPALSPKANDPMGVPISALIFGGRRSNTVPLVLQAFNWTHGVFLGATMGSETTAAATGKVGVVRRDPMAMLPFCGYHMGDYLQHWLDMQKHIAQLPKIFQVNWFRQDKNGKFMWPGFGENMRVLEWIVNRVHGRVPTQETLLGWVPRADQGLNLNGLDLASDVVTEVTSIKEDEWKAELKSQEVFFEQLGTKAPDALMLQRKLLMARLDH from the coding sequence ATGGCTTCGACGCAAGTTGCGGCGGAGGGCCAGCAGGCCCCCACGAAAAACCCCACGCTCCTGGCCTGGGTGGCCAAGATGGCCGAGATGACCCAGCCGGACAGCATCGTCTGGTGTGACGGGTCCGAGGCGGAGAAGAAGCGGCTGACGGACCAGGCGGTGAAGGAGGGCATCCTCATCCCGCTGAACCCGGAGAAGCGCCCCAACAGCTACCTCCACCGCTCCAACCCGAACGACGTGGCGCGCGTGGAGCACCTCACGTTCATCTGCACGCCGAACAAGACGGACGCCGGCCCGACGAACAACTGGATGGAGCCCGAGGCGGCCTATACCAAGCTGGGCAACCTGTTCACCGGGTGCATGAAGGGCCGCACCATGTACGTGGTGCCCTACGCCATGGGCCCCATCGGCAGCCCCTTCACCAAGCTGGGCGTGGAGCTGACCGACAGCATCTACGTCGTGCTGAACATGCGCATCATGGCGCGCATGGGGAAGCAGGCGCTGGACATGCTGGGTGACAGCGACGACTTCAACCGCGGCCTGCACAGCACCGGCGACGTGGACCCCGACCGCCGCTACATCTGCCACTTCCCCCAGGACAACACCATCTGGAGCTTCGGCTCCGGCTACGGCGGCAACGTGCTGCTGGGCAAGAAGTGCCTCGCGCTGCGCATCGGCAGCTACCTGGGCCGCGAGGAAAGCTGGATGGCCGAGCACATGCTCATCCTGGGCGTCACCAGCCCCAAGGGTGAGACCACGTACGTGGCCGCCGCCTTCCCGTCCGCGTGTGGCAAGACGAACTTCGCGATGATGATTCCGCCCCCCGAGTACAAGGGCTGGAAGATTGAGACCGTCGGTGACGACATCGCGTGGATGCACCCCGGCAAGGATGGCCGCCTGTACGCCATCAACCCGGAGGCCGGCTACTTCGGCGTGGTGCCCGGCACCAACTACAAGACGAACCCCAACGCGATGGAGTCCATCGCCAAGGACACCATCTTCACCAACGTGGCGCTGACGGCGGACGGCGACGTGTGGTGGGAGGGCAAGGACGGCGAGGTCCCCGACGAGCTCACCGACTGGCAGGGCCGCCCCTGGAAGAAGGGCAGCACGGAGAAGGCGGCGCATCCCAACAGCCGCTTCACCGCGCCCATGTCCAACAACCCGGCGCTGAGCCCCAAGGCCAACGACCCGATGGGCGTGCCCATCTCCGCGCTCATCTTCGGCGGCCGCCGCTCCAACACCGTCCCGCTGGTGCTCCAGGCCTTCAACTGGACCCACGGCGTGTTCCTGGGCGCCACCATGGGCAGCGAGACGACGGCCGCGGCCACCGGCAAGGTCGGCGTCGTGCGCCGCGACCCCATGGCCATGCTGCCCTTCTGCGGCTACCACATGGGTGACTACCTCCAGCACTGGCTGGACATGCAGAAGCACATCGCCCAGCTGCCGAAGATCTTCCAGGTCAACTGGTTCCGCCAGGACAAGAACGGCAAGTTCATGTGGCCGGGCTTCGGCGAGAACATGCGCGTGCTGGAGTGGATCGTGAACCGCGTCCACGGCCGCGTCCCCACCCAGGAGACGCTGCTGGGCTGGGTGCCCCGCGCCGACCAGGGCCTCAACCTCAATGGCCTGGACCTGGCCTCCGACGTGGTGACGGAAGTCACGTCCATCAAGGAGGACGAATGGAAGGCTGAGCTGAAGAGCCAGGAGGTCTTCTTCGAGCAGCTCGGCACCAAGGCGCCGGACGCGCTGATGCTCCAGCGCAAGCTGCTGATGGCGCGCCTGGACCACTGA
- a CDS encoding ABC transporter substrate-binding protein, protein MRALRLMMTGSTLLMAGCSFTTASGLTECETSSDCETAQVCTAGYCLPQPEGCGVVYGPASAANAIPLGATVPLSTSDGPDESEVQALNAIKLALDEINQREGVNGRPFVLHICDTRSEPNRAAEQAQWLMRERQVPMIFTSSSAQALAVSSFTVPNGVLMMTYSATSPDLAAINDQNGTTAGLVWRTAPSDVLQGRIIGDLLQGNILVNGAPLYDSISKVGISYVNDAYGQGLFGVTLGRIDATQRTVTSAQYTRNSADVSSVVQHITTSLPDVEVLIGFSEDNARIINQTATAGRNTQRWFFTDAGKDRGLFTSLGANEALVDDAYGTSPAQARPDLVYQLFAQRFRSAFNQTDPGQYSFTAHAYDAMYLVALGAAYAAGPDVNTPQAITGARIADGLALVTPGEAGTSLNYNLGTEGFAGARAAIRNGQVINVTGASGNLDFDATGEAPSEYELFRVKDGGFQTVQLIAPPTE, encoded by the coding sequence ATGCGCGCGCTGCGATTGATGATGACGGGAAGCACCCTGCTGATGGCCGGGTGCAGCTTCACCACCGCCAGTGGACTGACCGAGTGCGAGACGTCCTCGGACTGTGAAACCGCGCAGGTGTGCACCGCTGGCTACTGTCTGCCGCAGCCAGAGGGCTGTGGAGTGGTCTACGGCCCGGCCTCCGCGGCCAACGCCATTCCCCTGGGCGCCACGGTGCCGCTGAGCACCTCCGACGGCCCGGACGAGTCCGAGGTGCAGGCGCTCAACGCCATCAAGCTGGCGCTGGACGAAATCAACCAGCGGGAGGGCGTCAATGGCCGGCCCTTCGTCCTCCACATCTGCGACACGCGCTCGGAGCCGAACCGCGCCGCCGAGCAGGCCCAGTGGCTGATGCGCGAGCGCCAGGTGCCGATGATCTTCACCTCCAGCAGCGCCCAGGCGCTCGCGGTGTCCTCGTTCACCGTGCCCAACGGCGTGCTGATGATGACGTACAGCGCCACCAGCCCGGACCTCGCCGCCATCAACGACCAGAACGGCACCACGGCAGGCCTCGTCTGGCGGACGGCCCCGTCCGACGTGCTGCAGGGCCGCATCATCGGAGACCTGCTCCAGGGCAACATCCTGGTGAACGGCGCCCCGCTCTACGACAGCATCTCCAAGGTCGGCATCAGCTACGTGAATGACGCCTACGGGCAAGGCCTCTTCGGCGTGACGCTGGGGCGCATCGACGCCACCCAGCGGACCGTGACGTCCGCCCAGTACACCCGCAACAGCGCCGACGTCTCCAGTGTGGTGCAGCACATCACCACCAGTCTGCCGGATGTCGAGGTCCTCATCGGCTTCTCCGAGGACAACGCGCGCATCATCAACCAGACGGCCACCGCGGGCCGGAACACCCAGCGGTGGTTCTTCACCGACGCCGGCAAGGACCGGGGCCTCTTCACCTCGCTGGGCGCCAACGAGGCGCTCGTGGACGATGCCTACGGCACGTCTCCGGCGCAGGCCCGTCCAGACCTCGTCTATCAGCTGTTCGCCCAGCGCTTCCGCTCCGCCTTCAACCAGACGGACCCGGGGCAGTACTCCTTCACCGCGCACGCGTATGACGCCATGTACCTGGTGGCGCTCGGCGCCGCGTACGCCGCCGGTCCCGACGTCAACACCCCGCAAGCCATCACCGGCGCGCGCATTGCGGATGGCCTGGCGCTCGTGACGCCGGGCGAGGCAGGCACGTCCCTGAACTACAACCTGGGCACGGAGGGCTTCGCGGGCGCTCGCGCGGCCATCCGCAATGGACAGGTCATCAACGTGACGGGCGCCAGCGGCAACCTCGACTTCGACGCCACGGGCGAGGCGCCGTCCGAGTACGAGCTGTTCCGCGTGAAGGACGGCGGGTTCCAGACGGTGCAGCTCATCGCGCCGCCCACGGAGTGA